One window of the Zea mays cultivar B73 chromosome 3, Zm-B73-REFERENCE-NAM-5.0, whole genome shotgun sequence genome contains the following:
- the LOC103650862 gene encoding uncharacterized protein isoform X2, protein MGKRKRSLCQQDNHNDSLASKIMRTRIPDLPEVVDAPMLPTKFLCLKHLIVRLSLGTTITQAFDYFSLVSFLDASPSLETFILNVSEKGMIHESISAHPQLRHTPEHHHGHLRSVKICGFSSEKSLFELTRYILENAVSLKFLTLDTFYGDRCGQGKCTSCLPTPDVFMDVSKAISGIKTYIENKVPSTVKLTVLEPCSRCHVRRVI, encoded by the exons ATGGGTAAAAGAAAGCGGTCGTTGTGTCAACAAGATAACCATAATGATTCTCTAGCCAGCAAAATAATGAGAACTAGAATCCCAGATCTTCCTGAG GTTGTTGATGCACCAATGCTGCCTACCAAATTCCTCTGTCTTAAGCACCTGATCGTTCGCTTGTCATTAGGAACAACCATTACCCAGGCATTTGACTATTTCTCTTTGGTTTCTTTCCTTGATGCGTCTCCTTCCTTGGAGACTTTTATATTAAAT GTGAGTGAGAAAGGCATGATCCATGAATCAATTTCTGCGCATCCACAATTGAGGCACACACCTGAGCACCACCATGGCCACCTCAGGAGTGTGAAGATATGTGGTTTCAGCTCTGAGAAAAGCTTATTTGAACTAACACGTTATATTCTTGAGAATGCGGTGTCACTGAAATTTCTTACACTGGACACCTTTTATGGGGATCGGTGTGGTCAGGGTAAGTGTACAAGTTGTTTACCCACGCCTGATGTTTTTATGGATGTTTCCAAAGCGATCTCAGGTATCAAGACATACATCGAGAACAAAGTTCCATCCACAGTTAAACTAACTGTTCTGGAGCCTTGCAGCCGGTGCCATGTTAGAAGAGTAATTTAG